One Archangium violaceum genomic window, CGTGTTCCACGCGGCCGGCGTGCTCGACGACGGCGTGTTGCAGGGACAGGATCCGGCGCGGTTCCACAAGGTGCTCGCGCCCAAGGCGCGGGGCGCGTGGAACCTGCACACCGCTACCCGCGAGCTGCCGCTGGATGCCTTCGTCCTCTTCTCCTCGGGGGCCTCGCTGGTGGGCTCTCCCGCCCAGGGCAGCTACGCCGCGGCCAACGCCTTCCTGGACGCGCTCGCGCACCAGCGGCGCGCCGAGGGCCTGCCAGCGCTCAGCATCCACTGGGGCCCCTGGGCCGACGTGGGGATGATGACGACCCTCGACGCGCTCGCGAGGCAGCGGTGGAAGGAGCTCGGCGTTGGCCTCATTCCTCCCGCCGAGGCGCTGGCCCTGCTGGGCCAGCTGCTGGCCGGTGCTCCCGCGGAGATCGGCGTGCTGCCCATCGACTGGGCGCGCTTCGCCGGAGTGCTCGGGATGACGGGTCCGCTCCTCTCGGAGCTGATGCGGCGGCCGGTGGCCACTCGTTCCGCCGAGGCGCCGCGCCTCACCCTCCGGCAGCGGCTGGAGACGGCACCCGTGAAGGAGCGCATGGACGTGGCGGTCTCGTCCCTCCAGCGCGTGGTGGCGGAGCTGCTCAAGCTCGATGGCGGGGAACTGCCCGAGCCCGAGCAGGGGCTGTTCGCACTGGGGTTGGATTCGCTGATGGCGCTGGAGCTGCGCAACCGTCTCCAGACGGAGCTCGAACGGACGCTGCCGAGCACGTTGGCCTTCAGCTTCCCGAACATCATCGCCCTGGCCACGCACCTGCTTCAGGAGTTTCCTCCCGCCGTGTCCGCCCCCGAGTCCATCCTGGACCAGGCTCCTGGCGAGGTGCCGGAGTCGATCGAGGCACTTTCCGAAGGCGAGCTGGCCGACCTGCTCGACGCCGAGGTGGCGGCGATCCTCGAGAAGCGCGGATGACACTTTCCGGTAAATAACAAGAAATACGGTGAAATCAGGACAAACCTCGTGCATACACCGAGTGACGAACACCGGTGTTCGTCCGCATGCAGGAGGAATGGCTTCGTGAAAACGCAGGGGATCGCTCGCTCTCTGTCTCTTCGTCGCTTCGTCCTGGGCTCGCTGACGCTCGCGTCGGCCTTCGCCTGTGGCCCGGCGCCTGAAACGGCTCCTGGGACCACGACCCTCACCGTGGACGCGCAGGCCGCGACCACCGAGCTGCTCTCCAACGGAAACTTCAGCTCGGGCACGACCACACCGTGGTGGAACGGGGCCAACACCACGTCCCGCGTCGAGAATGGTCAGTGGCGTGTGGATGTCACGGGGAGCACCTCCAACCCGTGGGACGCGATAGTCGGGCAGAGCGCCGTCTCGCTGACGAGTGGTCAGGCGTACACCCTGGCGTTCACCGCCACGGCCACGGCGAGTGTGTCGGTCCGCGTGACGGTGCAGATGGAGAGCGCGCCGTACACCGTGACGCTGGATCGGCAGATCTCGCTCGATGCCACGTCACGGCGGTTCTCGTTCCCGTTCACCTCGTCCCTGTCCACCAACCAGGGGCAGGTGACCTTCCAGCTCGGCGGCCGAGGCGCCTTCACGGCCCGGCTCGATGACATCTCGCTCACCACGAGTGGAGGCAGCAGCGGCTCCGGACCGCTCGCGATGACCAGCGGCTTCTATGTCGATCCGAACTCCAACCCCGCGGCGTGGGTGCGTGCCAACGGGGGAGACTCGCGTGCGTCGCGCATCCAGTCGGCCATCGCGAGCAAGCCGGGCGCGCGCTGGTTCGGCAACTGGAGTGGAGATATCGCCGCGGCGGTGTCTGGCTTCGTCGGAGCCGCCGATGCCGCCGACAAGCTGCCGGTGCTCGTGGCCTACAACATCCCCGGGCGCGACTGCGGCAGCCACTCCGCTGGTGGCGCGGGCAGCCCCGAGGCCTACCGGACCTGGATCTCCGCGTTCGCGGCGGGCATCGGCAACCGCCCGGCCATCGTCCTGATCGAGCCGGACGCCCTGGCCCAGCTGGACTGCCTGTCGAATGACACCGAGCGCCAGACCCGGCTGAGCCTGCTGCGCTATGCCACCGAGCAGCTCCGCGATCGCGCGCCGAACACGTGGGCCTATCTCGATGGCGGAAACGCCTCATGGATCGCCGCCGACACGATGGCCCAGCGGCTGGAGTCCGCCGGGGCACGCAACATCCGGGGCTTCGTCCTCAACGTGTCGAACTTCTACACCACGGCCCAGTCGAGCTCGTACGCCGCGGCGGTCAACACCGCCCTGTCCAACCGGTACGGGTACACCCTGCCGTTCGTGGTGGATACCAGCCGCAATGGCAACGGCTCCAACGGTGAGTGGTGCAATCCGGCCGGGCGCAAGCTCGGTACTCCGTCGCAGATCGGCGGAGGGGCCGAGCTGCTGCTGTGGGTGAAGGTTCCCGGTGACTCGGATGGTTCGTGCGGTATCGCCCCGGGCGTGCCCGCGGGTCAGTTCAGCCCCGATCTGGCGATCCGTTTGATCGACGGGACGTGAGCGCGGGGCACCCGTGAGGCTTCCGGGGCTGGACGGTTCCGTTCAGTCCAGGAAGCGGCGCTCCCAGCGGAGCAGCTCCTCGGGGCTCAGACGGGTGAGCTCGGTCGTCCGGTGATGGAGGTGGGGCTCGAGGAGCCGAGCGAGCGCGCGGTGGAGGGGGAGCGTCTGGCCCGCCTCCACATCGCCTGTCTCTGGCCGCTCGCCGAGCGTGATGAGGACCCGCTCTCCGCTCATCTCCCGGATGGAAATACCCGGGAGCGCCAGACGCTCGCGCAGGGCATCCACACCGCCGAGTTGGCCGAGCACCGGCTGCCCGAGGAAGTTCATCCAGTGCACCCCGTCCACCCAGGTGTTCATGCGTAGGTTGGCGCTGCTCGGGGCGAGGTGTACCCCCGGGTAGCGCGGGCGGATGAGATTGAGAGCCTCGTCAAAATCCCAGGTGTTCGAGCAGAGGGAGAAGTCTACGAACCCTGAGCTGAAGGGGAGTTCTTGCGCCAGCTCGAGTGCCAGATCTCGTACCCGGTCCGGGCCTTGCTCCTCCAGGTACTCCGTAGGCAGGCGCAGGTACAGTACGCTCACATCATCTTTCCGGTCCGGCCAGGGGAGGGGGACAACGGGTAGCCCCCTGTAGTCCACGTGCAGTCCATCCACCCGGATGGGGTCATCCCACATTTGTTGGAATGCGCCCTCTTCGGGCTCCGGCTCCAATGTCTTCTTGCGGATTTCATCCCATGCGGAGCCATCGAGCGGTTCGGCTTGCCCTTCGCCTGCGTACCAGGCCAGTTGGTAGGGGCGTATTCGCTCGCGGAAGAGTTCCAGGGCACGAATGACGGCGGGTGCAATCTGGTTGTTGGCGTACTGCATGTAGAAGCACATGAGCAAGGCATCGCTTGCGACCAACCCGCCGCGCCAGTTCTGGTATCTCAGTCTCGGATATCTCAGGGGGGCATTTCCATTCTA contains:
- a CDS encoding glycoside hydrolase family 6 protein; amino-acid sequence: MKTQGIARSLSLRRFVLGSLTLASAFACGPAPETAPGTTTLTVDAQAATTELLSNGNFSSGTTTPWWNGANTTSRVENGQWRVDVTGSTSNPWDAIVGQSAVSLTSGQAYTLAFTATATASVSVRVTVQMESAPYTVTLDRQISLDATSRRFSFPFTSSLSTNQGQVTFQLGGRGAFTARLDDISLTTSGGSSGSGPLAMTSGFYVDPNSNPAAWVRANGGDSRASRIQSAIASKPGARWFGNWSGDIAAAVSGFVGAADAADKLPVLVAYNIPGRDCGSHSAGGAGSPEAYRTWISAFAAGIGNRPAIVLIEPDALAQLDCLSNDTERQTRLSLLRYATEQLRDRAPNTWAYLDGGNASWIAADTMAQRLESAGARNIRGFVLNVSNFYTTAQSSSYAAAVNTALSNRYGYTLPFVVDTSRNGNGSNGEWCNPAGRKLGTPSQIGGGAELLLWVKVPGDSDGSCGIAPGVPAGQFSPDLAIRLIDGT
- a CDS encoding type VI immunity family protein; this encodes MCFYMQYANNQIAPAVIRALELFRERIRPYQLAWYAGEGQAEPLDGSAWDEIRKKTLEPEPEEGAFQQMWDDPIRVDGLHVDYRGLPVVPLPWPDRKDDVSVLYLRLPTEYLEEQGPDRVRDLALELAQELPFSSGFVDFSLCSNTWDFDEALNLIRPRYPGVHLAPSSANLRMNTWVDGVHWMNFLGQPVLGQLGGVDALRERLALPGISIREMSGERVLITLGERPETGDVEAGQTLPLHRALARLLEPHLHHRTTELTRLSPEELLRWERRFLD